The following are encoded together in the Thalassolituus oleivorans MIL-1 genome:
- a CDS encoding adenylate/guanylate cyclase domain-containing protein — MLLRRLRQQKLNTSQIIGLTAALMILATGLLVCGLTYSHLSSQLRTTSIDDSTRQLRQLSVALTPSLLRQDRISLNLTLNDWDSGNAIDGIRVLDTEQQILAERGQEQTGSQKISVPVLQDAKNIGLIISFANTATATQLSQRYFSIGLIASSVLALLGALIAYQFGERHSYYTRRLQQQMLLWQQGEDLTLPTKPRDADNLALHLTLEKIARRESQKRAMDVALGQFMSNSDSPYPDPLKYYDAALLFIEIQDLEILQNRLSASELTQTLNQYHRLLSQAAKLYNGKVDRYLGDGVVMMFGIPNNDRNASLHCLYAARLFSGLVNYLREHDSPLLALEFHIAAHWGPVLMAPLQEDNHTQCNLIGDTVHWASHLASQSESERILVSHTLAEHIDNNLGIEWHEGPIASDLHGREQSTYWLKKLPDKNESLIQRQITHITSMAENV, encoded by the coding sequence ATGCTGTTAAGACGCTTACGTCAACAAAAACTGAACACCAGTCAGATTATCGGCCTCACTGCAGCCCTAATGATCTTAGCTACCGGCTTGCTCGTCTGTGGCCTCACATATAGTCACCTGAGCTCGCAACTGCGCACTACCAGCATTGACGACAGCACGAGGCAACTGAGACAACTCAGCGTCGCCTTGACGCCGAGCCTGTTACGTCAAGACCGTATTAGTTTGAATTTGACTCTAAATGACTGGGACAGTGGCAATGCAATTGATGGCATTCGTGTTTTAGATACAGAGCAACAAATTCTCGCCGAACGCGGACAAGAGCAAACAGGCAGTCAAAAAATATCCGTTCCGGTTCTGCAAGATGCAAAAAACATTGGTTTGATTATTAGCTTTGCTAACACAGCTACCGCAACTCAACTTTCGCAACGTTACTTTTCGATTGGCTTAATCGCTAGCAGTGTATTGGCCTTACTTGGTGCGCTAATCGCCTATCAGTTTGGCGAACGGCACTCATATTATACTCGTCGTTTACAGCAACAGATGCTGCTGTGGCAACAAGGAGAAGATCTAACGCTACCAACGAAACCTCGTGATGCTGATAACTTAGCCTTACATCTAACTCTAGAAAAAATCGCACGCCGTGAGAGCCAAAAGCGCGCAATGGATGTAGCACTAGGTCAGTTTATGTCGAACAGCGACTCGCCCTACCCTGATCCACTTAAATATTACGATGCTGCCCTGCTATTTATTGAAATCCAAGATCTCGAGATTTTGCAAAATCGCCTCAGTGCCTCTGAATTAACCCAAACACTTAACCAATATCACCGACTGCTCAGCCAAGCGGCGAAGCTCTATAACGGTAAAGTGGACCGCTATCTTGGCGATGGCGTGGTGATGATGTTTGGTATACCCAATAACGATCGCAATGCCTCCCTACATTGTTTATATGCTGCACGCTTATTTTCTGGATTGGTCAATTATTTACGCGAGCATGATAGTCCGCTACTGGCACTCGAATTCCATATAGCGGCACATTGGGGGCCGGTATTAATGGCACCACTGCAAGAAGATAACCACACCCAATGCAACCTAATTGGCGACACCGTTCATTGGGCGTCTCACCTTGCCAGCCAGAGCGAAAGTGAGCGAATTTTAGTGAGCCACACTCTAGCCGAACATATCGACAATAATTTAGGTATTGAATGGCACGAAGGCCCTATTGCGTCTGATCTACACGGTCGTGAACAAAGTACCTATTGGTTAAAAAAACTACCTGACAAAAATGAATCATTAATTCAGCGCCAAATCACACACATCACCTCCATGGCTGAAAATGTCTAA
- a CDS encoding phosphate ABC transporter substrate-binding protein, translated as MMQFNLIARFLLCLCVFLGTNTYAEVAVIVSAKNSNTTIDTDTLSRIFLGKTSNFPDGNQAIPVDQTEGAVARESFNEKVLGKSSSQLKAYWSRLIFTGKGTPPKESGGDADVKALVANNPNLIGYIDSSAVDSSVKVIYSF; from the coding sequence ATGATGCAATTTAATTTAATAGCTCGTTTCTTACTGTGTCTTTGTGTATTTTTAGGGACGAATACCTATGCTGAAGTCGCTGTTATCGTAAGCGCTAAAAATTCCAATACCACTATTGATACAGATACCTTATCACGAATATTTTTAGGTAAAACTTCAAACTTCCCGGATGGCAATCAAGCGATTCCCGTCGATCAAACTGAGGGCGCGGTGGCGCGCGAAAGTTTTAACGAAAAGGTACTGGGTAAAAGTTCAAGTCAGCTAAAAGCGTATTGGTCTCGCTTGATTTTTACTGGCAAAGGTACACCGCCAAAAGAAAGCGGTGGCGATGCAGATGTAAAAGCACTGGTAGCCAACAATCCCAATCTCATTGGTTATATTGACAGCTCGGCTGTCGATAGTTCTGTAAAAGTAATTTATAGTTTTTAA
- the uvrA gene encoding excinuclease ABC subunit UvrA produces the protein MDKIQVRGARTHNLKNIDIDIPRDQLVVITGLSGSGKSSLAFDTLYAEGQRRYVESLSTYARQFLSMMEKPDVDLIEGLSPAISIEQKSTSHNPRSTVGTVTEIYDYLRLLFARVGIPRCPDHDVPLEAQTVSQMVDAIVALPEDSKRMILAPVIRDRKGEHVHVFESLRAQGFIRVRIDGTVCDLDDTPDLDKRRKHTIEVVVDRFKVKDGIQQRLSESIETCLELSGGLVIVASMDDEKAEPLLFSSQFSCPHCGYSLSELEPRLFSFNNPAGACQSCDGLGVKQYFDPELIVHNDSLTIAEGAIRGWDRRSIYYFQMLTSVAEHYGFDLNQAFADLSSEQQSLLLNGTGEDDVKFVYVNSRGDRMTKEHPFEGVLPNLERRYRETDSQMVREELAKYLSVQPCPVCDGSRLRREARNVFIGDKTIHACTSLPIEDAYKYFSGLTLDGHRGEIAEKIVKEIRQRLQFLVNVGLEYLTLNRSSDTLSGGEAQRIRLASQIGAGLVGVMYILDEPSIGLHQRDNDRLLKTLFHLRDLGNTVIVVEHDEDAIRSADYLIDIGPGAGVHGGQIISQGLPNDVINDPASVTGQFLSGKRRIEVPKKRTEFDPKKVLKLTGARGNNLNNVDLTIPLGVMTCVTGVSGSGKSTLINRTLYPLAATALNGATTLKAAEYDEVTGLNKLDKVVDIDQSPIGRTPRSNPATYTGIFTPVRDLFAGTQEARSRGYKAGRFSFNVKGGRCEACQGDGVIKVEMHFLADIYVPCDVCKGKRYNRETLDIRYKGKNIHEVLDMTVEDARDYFEAIPAVSRKLQTLMDVGLSYIKLGQAATTLSGGEAQRVKLAKELSKRDTGSTLYILDEPTTGLHFHDIEQLLVVLHRLRDHGNTVVVIEHNLDVIKTADWIIDLGPEGGSKGGYIVAEGTPEDVVKVKESHTGHFLKPLLKQR, from the coding sequence ATGGATAAGATTCAGGTTCGCGGGGCCCGCACCCATAACCTTAAAAACATTGATATTGATATACCACGAGATCAGCTAGTCGTGATCACGGGCCTTAGTGGTTCGGGTAAATCATCGTTGGCGTTTGATACACTCTACGCAGAAGGCCAGCGTCGTTACGTTGAATCACTTTCAACGTATGCTCGCCAGTTTTTATCTATGATGGAAAAGCCTGATGTCGATTTGATCGAAGGCTTATCTCCAGCCATTTCGATTGAACAAAAGTCTACGTCGCACAACCCGCGTTCTACTGTGGGGACTGTGACAGAGATCTACGATTATCTACGATTATTGTTTGCTCGCGTCGGCATTCCACGCTGTCCAGATCACGATGTTCCCTTAGAAGCGCAAACCGTCAGTCAGATGGTTGATGCTATTGTCGCTTTGCCTGAAGACAGCAAGCGAATGATCTTGGCGCCCGTTATTCGCGATCGCAAAGGCGAGCACGTCCACGTTTTTGAAAGTTTACGTGCACAGGGATTTATACGCGTGCGTATCGACGGCACGGTATGCGATTTGGATGATACTCCTGACCTTGATAAACGTCGTAAGCATACGATTGAAGTCGTGGTTGATCGCTTCAAAGTTAAAGATGGCATTCAGCAGCGCTTGTCAGAGTCGATCGAAACTTGCTTAGAGTTAAGCGGTGGCTTGGTCATTGTGGCCTCTATGGATGATGAAAAAGCAGAGCCACTATTATTTTCATCGCAGTTCTCCTGTCCTCATTGTGGCTACAGCCTGTCGGAACTAGAACCGCGTTTGTTCTCGTTCAACAATCCTGCGGGCGCTTGTCAGAGTTGCGATGGTTTAGGGGTTAAGCAGTATTTTGATCCCGAATTAATCGTTCACAACGATAGCCTAACGATTGCAGAAGGCGCGATTCGTGGTTGGGATCGTCGCAGCATTTATTATTTCCAGATGCTAACGTCAGTTGCAGAGCATTATGGTTTCGATCTCAATCAAGCATTTGCCGATTTATCATCGGAACAGCAGTCTCTGCTATTAAATGGTACTGGCGAAGATGATGTTAAGTTCGTTTATGTGAATTCGCGCGGCGATCGGATGACGAAAGAGCACCCATTTGAAGGGGTTTTGCCGAATCTTGAGCGTCGCTATCGCGAAACGGATTCACAAATGGTGCGTGAAGAGCTAGCCAAATACTTAAGCGTGCAGCCTTGTCCTGTATGTGACGGTTCGCGTTTGCGTCGTGAAGCACGTAACGTCTTTATTGGCGACAAAACGATTCATGCTTGTACTTCATTGCCTATTGAAGATGCCTATAAGTATTTTTCTGGCCTGACCTTGGATGGCCACCGCGGAGAGATCGCGGAAAAAATTGTTAAAGAAATTCGCCAGCGTTTGCAGTTCTTAGTGAATGTGGGTTTAGAGTATTTAACCTTAAATCGTAGCTCCGATACCTTATCGGGTGGCGAAGCTCAGCGTATTCGTTTGGCCTCACAAATTGGCGCAGGTTTAGTTGGTGTTATGTATATTCTTGATGAACCATCTATCGGTTTGCATCAACGGGATAATGATCGCCTACTTAAAACCTTGTTTCATCTTCGCGATCTTGGCAATACCGTTATCGTTGTTGAGCACGACGAGGACGCCATCCGCAGTGCGGACTATTTAATCGATATTGGCCCTGGTGCTGGGGTCCATGGTGGGCAGATTATTTCGCAAGGTTTACCGAACGATGTGATTAATGATCCCGCGTCAGTAACAGGACAGTTTTTATCGGGTAAACGCCGAATTGAAGTGCCGAAAAAGCGTACTGAATTCGATCCGAAAAAAGTGCTTAAATTAACCGGCGCTCGTGGCAATAATTTAAATAATGTTGATTTAACCATTCCACTAGGTGTGATGACCTGTGTGACGGGTGTTTCTGGTTCAGGTAAGTCGACACTTATTAATCGTACTCTATACCCGTTGGCGGCGACGGCGCTCAACGGTGCTACGACATTAAAAGCAGCGGAATATGATGAAGTAACGGGATTAAACAAACTCGATAAAGTGGTCGATATTGATCAGTCGCCTATTGGTCGTACTCCTCGTTCTAATCCTGCAACCTATACTGGCATATTTACTCCAGTACGTGATTTATTCGCTGGTACACAAGAGGCGCGGTCACGTGGCTACAAGGCTGGACGTTTTTCTTTCAACGTCAAAGGTGGTCGTTGTGAAGCTTGCCAAGGTGATGGTGTTATTAAAGTGGAAATGCACTTCTTGGCTGACATCTACGTGCCTTGCGATGTCTGTAAAGGTAAGCGTTATAATCGCGAAACGTTAGATATTCGTTATAAAGGTAAGAATATCCACGAAGTTTTGGATATGACAGTTGAAGATGCCCGCGATTACTTTGAAGCGATTCCAGCGGTCTCGCGCAAGCTGCAAACTCTAATGGATGTCGGTTTGAGCTACATAAAATTAGGTCAGGCCGCGACGACTTTATCTGGTGGTGAAGCTCAGCGGGTTAAATTAGCGAAAGAATTATCTAAACGTGATACCGGTAGTACCTTGTATATTTTGGACGAGCCAACCACGGGTTTACATTTTCATGATATTGAGCAACTGCTGGTGGTTTTGCATCGATTGCGTGATCACGGCAATACGGTTGTGGTCATCGAACATAACTTGGATGTTATTAAAACTGCAGACTGGATTATCGATCTTGGCCCTGAAGGTGGCTCGAAAGGTGGCTATATTGTCGCTGAAGGAACACCGGAAGATGTGGTTAAAGTAAAAGAATCGCACACAGGTCATTTCTTAAAGCCGTTGCTAAAACAGCGGTAA
- a CDS encoding LuxR C-terminal-related transcriptional regulator, protein MSKSIDVADRRVILFGQQNLQNSILIGFIHQRTRVDCQLVSVPEWRGEWTGNAGQTLALIDADSARTDRIQELLEQVHDQEADISVAFFNTSRNHPVERMIVWPMVNGLFYRETSQQQLSKGILGIFDGEYWLPRHLMAQYLERNRHKPKRLTAFNGLLTKREKQILQLTATGATNTEIATSLSVSMHTVKTHIYNLFKKIGVTNRIQAVNWAQENMDELLHESIE, encoded by the coding sequence ATGAGTAAATCAATTGATGTCGCCGATCGTCGCGTAATCTTGTTTGGCCAACAAAATCTGCAAAATTCCATTCTTATCGGATTTATTCATCAGCGCACTCGCGTCGATTGCCAATTGGTGAGCGTACCTGAGTGGCGTGGTGAGTGGACCGGCAACGCCGGTCAAACTCTTGCGCTTATCGATGCCGACAGTGCTCGCACTGATCGAATTCAGGAGTTACTTGAGCAAGTGCATGATCAAGAGGCTGATATCTCGGTCGCTTTCTTTAATACCAGTCGTAATCATCCTGTTGAACGCATGATAGTTTGGCCTATGGTTAATGGCTTGTTCTACCGCGAAACTTCGCAGCAACAACTGAGCAAAGGTATTCTTGGGATTTTCGACGGAGAATACTGGTTGCCTCGTCATTTGATGGCGCAGTACTTAGAACGCAATCGCCATAAGCCAAAGCGGTTAACCGCATTCAATGGCTTGTTAACCAAACGCGAGAAGCAAATTCTGCAACTTACCGCTACCGGTGCGACCAATACTGAGATTGCGACGTCGTTGAGCGTCAGTATGCACACAGTAAAAACACACATCTATAACTTGTTTAAAAAGATCGGCGTGACCAATCGCATTCAAGCGGTGAACTGGGCGCAAGAGAATATGGATGAGTTGTTGCACGAGAGTATTGAATAA
- a CDS encoding MFS transporter produces MSATTRTEQRAVASLASLYALRMLGLFMVLPVMMIHGQSLSGATPQLLGLAMGVYGLTQALLQIPAGALSDRIGRKPVIIGGLVIFALGSIIAASADSVYGVIFGRALQGCGAIASAIMALVTDLTREEHRMKAMASIGASIGLSFSVALILGPWLAGMGGLSLIFGLTAALAIGGLLVTLWVIPNPPAQPHRDATAVMAEVGKQLRNLRLWPLNLGIFLLHALMVAIFVAIPGQLTLSGLTPDHHSWLYLPVLGVAFVLMVPLIIIAEKKRQMKNVVLIAALIIAAALIGMSQAHQLWHWIGLLLLYFWGFNLMEASLPSWLSKIAPAGAKGSAMGIYSSMQFMGAFVGGSLGGWVLQNYGVNVLFVGLGVLVVLWAIVIGQSSAPQHLTSVRLTTDGNCSELQLASLMSLPGVSEVLHLADECAVYLKVSADVFDRNQASAIIHSTGDNHGSQR; encoded by the coding sequence ATGTCTGCCACCACTCGCACCGAACAACGTGCCGTCGCCTCATTAGCTTCCTTGTATGCACTACGCATGCTCGGCTTATTTATGGTTCTACCGGTTATGATGATTCATGGCCAGTCGTTATCAGGTGCAACCCCGCAACTACTAGGCTTAGCGATGGGAGTTTATGGACTAACCCAAGCCTTGCTGCAAATCCCAGCAGGCGCATTATCTGACCGTATCGGTCGTAAACCTGTGATCATTGGCGGCTTAGTCATATTTGCATTAGGCAGCATTATCGCGGCCAGCGCTGATTCGGTATACGGCGTCATCTTTGGTCGAGCACTTCAAGGCTGTGGCGCGATTGCAAGTGCGATCATGGCCTTGGTAACCGACTTAACGCGTGAAGAGCATCGCATGAAAGCGATGGCTTCTATTGGCGCCAGCATCGGCTTATCATTTTCAGTCGCTTTAATTCTCGGTCCATGGCTCGCTGGCATGGGCGGCTTAAGTTTGATATTTGGCCTAACCGCGGCACTGGCCATCGGTGGCCTACTCGTAACGCTATGGGTTATTCCTAATCCACCAGCCCAACCTCATCGCGATGCAACCGCGGTCATGGCCGAAGTAGGCAAACAATTGCGTAACTTACGTTTGTGGCCTCTAAATCTCGGGATTTTCCTACTACACGCTCTGATGGTCGCCATTTTTGTAGCAATTCCAGGTCAGCTAACCCTATCAGGACTGACTCCAGATCATCATAGCTGGCTCTACCTTCCAGTTTTAGGCGTTGCCTTTGTTTTGATGGTGCCTCTGATCATCATTGCCGAGAAGAAACGGCAAATGAAAAACGTAGTACTCATTGCGGCCCTTATTATCGCCGCTGCCTTAATCGGTATGAGCCAAGCACACCAACTATGGCATTGGATTGGCCTATTGTTGCTCTATTTCTGGGGCTTTAATTTGATGGAAGCCAGCTTGCCATCTTGGCTGAGCAAGATAGCACCAGCCGGCGCAAAAGGCAGTGCAATGGGCATTTATTCCAGTATGCAGTTTATGGGCGCGTTCGTCGGCGGAAGCCTTGGTGGATGGGTTCTACAGAACTATGGCGTTAACGTATTATTTGTCGGACTAGGGGTCTTGGTGGTACTTTGGGCGATCGTCATTGGACAGTCCTCGGCACCGCAGCATCTAACCAGTGTCCGCCTGACGACCGACGGCAACTGTTCTGAGCTCCAGCTCGCCAGCTTAATGTCATTACCCGGCGTTTCTGAAGTACTTCATCTAGCGGATGAGTGCGCCGTCTATTTAAAAGTGAGCGCAGACGTCTTCGATCGTAATCAGGCCTCTGCCATAATTCATTCCACAGGAGATAATCATGGGTCGCAGCGTTAA
- the ssb gene encoding single-stranded DNA-binding protein, protein MGRSVNKVTLIGTLGRDPEVRYMPNGNAVANVNLATDESYTDKQTGQKVEATEWHRITVYGKLAEIIQQYLKKGSKAYFEGKLRTREWEKDGVKRYTTEIVANDMMMLDGRGDGMSSAPAMAGNAAAAMGGMGGMNAPQGGGYQQPMQAPQHAPQQAPQRAPQQAPQYAPQQAAPQHSGYQQPAHPQAAPQGRPAPGGYQQPAQAPQPSNNFDDFDDDIPF, encoded by the coding sequence ATGGGTCGCAGCGTTAATAAAGTGACACTTATTGGTACTCTGGGTCGTGACCCAGAAGTTCGTTACATGCCGAATGGCAATGCCGTGGCCAACGTCAATCTGGCTACCGACGAAAGCTATACCGATAAGCAAACTGGTCAAAAAGTTGAAGCCACTGAATGGCATCGTATTACCGTTTACGGAAAGTTGGCCGAAATCATTCAGCAATATCTGAAGAAAGGCTCAAAAGCGTATTTCGAAGGTAAGTTACGTACTCGCGAGTGGGAAAAAGACGGCGTAAAACGCTACACCACCGAAATTGTTGCCAACGATATGATGATGCTAGATGGTCGCGGCGACGGCATGTCTTCCGCTCCGGCAATGGCAGGTAACGCAGCGGCAGCAATGGGCGGCATGGGAGGTATGAATGCACCGCAAGGTGGTGGTTACCAACAACCAATGCAAGCGCCTCAGCACGCACCACAACAAGCGCCGCAACGTGCTCCTCAACAGGCTCCACAGTATGCGCCACAACAAGCAGCACCACAGCATAGTGGCTACCAGCAACCCGCTCATCCGCAAGCCGCACCGCAAGGTCGTCCGGCACCAGGTGGTTATCAGCAGCCAGCTCAAGCGCCACAGCCAAGCAATAACTTTGATGATTTTGACGACGATATTCCGTTCTAA
- the rpoS gene encoding RNA polymerase sigma factor RpoS yields the protein MAVQQREIREEDVFDDVEAIDEQIEEAADVEEVEERFAADTSHKALDATQLYLNEIGFSPLLSAEEEVHYARLARKGDEMGRRRMIESNLRLVVKISRRYVNRGLSLLDLIEEGNLGLIRAVEKFDPERGFRFSTYATWWIRQTIERAIMNQTRTIRLPIHVVKELNVYLRAARELTQKLDHEPTAEEIAALLEKPVEDVKRMLKLNERVTSVDTPLGPNSDKSILDTIADDRVSDPGEELQRQDIQSNLDQWIEELPEKQREVLSRRFGLRGYETSTLEDVGREIGLTRERVRQIQVEALKRLREIMEKQGLNAMTLFGEA from the coding sequence ATGGCAGTACAACAACGGGAAATTCGTGAAGAAGACGTTTTCGATGATGTCGAAGCGATCGATGAGCAGATTGAAGAGGCAGCAGACGTTGAAGAGGTAGAAGAACGTTTTGCCGCTGACACTTCGCACAAAGCTCTTGATGCTACTCAGTTGTATCTCAATGAGATTGGGTTCTCGCCTTTGCTCTCAGCAGAAGAGGAAGTGCATTACGCTCGTTTAGCCCGTAAGGGTGACGAGATGGGCCGCCGTCGTATGATTGAGAGTAACCTACGACTGGTGGTGAAGATTTCACGCCGTTATGTAAACCGTGGGTTGTCGCTGCTAGATTTGATCGAAGAAGGCAATCTAGGCTTGATTCGCGCCGTGGAGAAGTTTGATCCGGAGCGTGGCTTCCGTTTCTCGACTTACGCTACTTGGTGGATTCGTCAAACGATTGAACGTGCCATTATGAATCAAACGCGTACTATCCGTTTGCCGATTCATGTGGTGAAAGAATTAAACGTATATCTACGTGCTGCTCGCGAGCTGACTCAAAAGTTGGATCACGAACCGACTGCTGAAGAAATTGCAGCCTTGCTAGAGAAGCCGGTAGAAGACGTAAAACGCATGCTTAAGTTAAATGAGCGTGTGACATCTGTAGACACTCCTTTAGGTCCCAATTCTGACAAGTCGATTTTAGATACCATCGCTGATGATCGTGTATCGGATCCTGGTGAAGAGTTACAACGCCAAGATATCCAATCGAACTTGGATCAGTGGATCGAAGAATTACCAGAAAAACAGCGTGAAGTCCTATCCCGTCGTTTTGGCTTGCGCGGTTATGAAACCAGCACCCTTGAAGATGTGGGCCGTGAGATTGGTTTGACGCGTGAGCGTGTACGTCAGATCCAAGTTGAAGCCCTGAAGCGTTTACGTGAAATCATGGAAAAACAAGGTCTGAACGCCATGACCCTGTTCGGTGAAGCGTAA
- a CDS encoding peptidoglycan DD-metalloendopeptidase family protein, translating to MKLAATVILVTLVTLVSGCLSSREFVSVEEKFNKGERASGFHQVRRGDTLFSIAWRYGLDYRELASANSISSPYVIYPGQKIDISYPPSQVRQGVVASVEKPSKVPSVKESASKPNTQKSHNAPVLPPSNAETDWKWPTNGRLIGYFSAKKPVSKGIDIAGSLGESVLAAAAGSVVYAGTGLRGYGNLVIIRHNEKFLSAYAHASRIVVRENESVKAGQKIAEIGSTGTDKVKLHFEIRENGKPVDPLKFLPKTGGGSG from the coding sequence ATGAAACTAGCGGCCACTGTCATATTAGTCACATTAGTAACACTCGTCTCAGGGTGCCTTTCTAGTCGCGAATTTGTCTCAGTTGAAGAGAAGTTCAATAAAGGAGAAAGGGCGTCAGGTTTCCATCAGGTTCGCCGTGGTGACACACTGTTTTCCATTGCGTGGCGTTATGGATTGGACTATAGGGAGTTGGCGAGTGCTAACTCCATCTCTAGCCCTTATGTTATCTACCCTGGTCAAAAAATTGACATCTCGTATCCACCATCTCAAGTACGTCAAGGCGTCGTCGCAAGCGTCGAAAAACCGTCAAAAGTACCATCGGTCAAGGAAAGTGCGTCTAAACCTAACACTCAAAAAAGTCATAACGCGCCGGTTTTGCCGCCATCTAATGCGGAAACTGACTGGAAATGGCCGACAAATGGACGTCTGATTGGTTACTTTTCAGCCAAAAAGCCGGTGAGCAAGGGGATTGATATCGCCGGTTCTTTGGGTGAATCTGTGTTGGCAGCAGCGGCCGGATCCGTGGTTTATGCGGGAACCGGATTACGCGGTTATGGCAACTTAGTAATCATTCGACACAACGAAAAATTCCTAAGTGCTTATGCCCACGCTAGCCGCATTGTGGTTCGAGAGAACGAAAGTGTTAAAGCGGGGCAAAAAATTGCCGAAATAGGATCTACTGGTACCGACAAAGTGAAACTTCACTTTGAGATCCGAGAAAACGGCAAGCCGGTTGATCCGCTGAAATTCCTCCCCAAAACGGGTGGGGGCAGTGGATGA
- a CDS encoding DUF368 domain-containing protein, which produces MSAVWLFLKGVAMGAADVVPGVSGGTIAFITGIYGELLDSIRSINLNALKTLFRDGPQAAWKAINGTFLLTLGSGILLALVSLARVLHHLLLHYPVLLWAFFFGLIIASCWHMGKTIAQWRWQELLALVSGAVIAAFISLASPTSIEPTTLIIFGAGSIAICAMILPGISGSFILLLMGLYEPVLGAVRSGDIVLLGTFAAGAGLGLMLFSRVLSWLLHHYEHTLMALLTGFMAGSLVKVWPWKETISTRVNSKGEIIPFIQQNSLPVVDDMFAVAVVLMVIGALVVLIMERVAVSHK; this is translated from the coding sequence ATGTCAGCGGTATGGTTATTTTTAAAAGGTGTCGCGATGGGCGCTGCGGATGTTGTACCAGGAGTGTCTGGTGGCACCATCGCTTTTATTACAGGTATTTATGGCGAGTTACTCGATTCGATTCGCAGTATTAATCTTAATGCACTAAAGACATTATTTCGCGACGGCCCTCAAGCCGCATGGAAAGCCATCAACGGCACATTTTTACTGACATTAGGAAGTGGTATTTTATTAGCGCTGGTGTCACTGGCTCGCGTTCTACACCATTTATTACTCCATTATCCCGTTTTACTGTGGGCATTTTTCTTTGGATTGATCATTGCGTCATGCTGGCATATGGGTAAAACCATCGCGCAATGGCGCTGGCAAGAGTTGCTTGCGCTTGTCAGCGGTGCAGTAATTGCGGCATTTATCAGCTTGGCTTCGCCAACGTCGATAGAACCAACCACGCTAATTATCTTTGGGGCGGGCAGTATTGCCATCTGCGCCATGATTTTACCGGGGATTTCAGGTAGTTTTATTCTTCTACTGATGGGCTTATACGAACCTGTTTTGGGCGCTGTTCGCTCTGGAGATATCGTTCTTCTGGGTACGTTTGCTGCGGGCGCTGGGCTAGGCCTTATGTTGTTTTCAAGAGTGTTGAGTTGGCTACTGCACCACTACGAACACACATTAATGGCATTACTGACGGGATTTATGGCGGGATCTTTGGTCAAAGTGTGGCCTTGGAAAGAAACCATTAGCACGCGAGTGAACAGTAAAGGTGAAATTATCCCCTTTATTCAGCAAAATAGTTTGCCTGTTGTCGATGATATGTTCGCGGTGGCAGTGGTTTTGATGGTGATTGGAGCGCTTGTTGTGCTCATTATGGAGCGAGTAGCGGTCTCTCATAAATAA
- a CDS encoding protein-L-isoaspartate(D-aspartate) O-methyltransferase, giving the protein MTSQRTRNRLVQRLRDAGIQSEAVLSVIATTPRHLFVDEALAHRAYEDTALPIGNNQTISQPYTVARMTEVLLAAGPLNRVLEIGTGSGYQTAVLSPLVKQLYSVERIEPLHLRAVERLQRLGYDNVRLSMSDGTWGWPEHGPYDGILAAAAPEEVPESLLEQLVDGGRLVLPVGGAEQKLVLITRHGDHFSRKSLEPVRFVPFLPGVQR; this is encoded by the coding sequence ATGACGTCGCAGCGCACGCGCAATCGCTTGGTTCAGCGTTTGCGTGATGCCGGCATTCAAAGCGAAGCTGTACTGAGTGTGATTGCGACGACACCGCGACATCTTTTTGTTGATGAAGCCTTGGCCCATCGAGCTTACGAAGATACAGCTTTGCCCATTGGCAATAATCAAACCATTAGCCAACCATATACCGTTGCTCGCATGACCGAAGTCTTGCTGGCGGCAGGGCCGTTAAATCGAGTGTTAGAAATCGGTACTGGCTCGGGTTATCAAACGGCGGTACTCAGCCCCTTAGTTAAGCAGCTTTATAGTGTCGAGCGCATCGAGCCTTTGCACTTACGTGCAGTGGAGCGTTTGCAGAGGTTAGGATACGACAACGTACGATTGTCTATGTCTGACGGCACTTGGGGTTGGCCCGAACATGGCCCTTACGACGGTATATTGGCTGCTGCTGCGCCAGAAGAAGTGCCAGAGTCATTACTTGAGCAATTAGTGGACGGCGGACGTTTGGTATTACCGGTTGGTGGTGCAGAGCAAAAGCTAGTATTGATTACTCGTCATGGCGACCATTTTTCGCGTAAATCGTTAGAGCCAGTGCGATTCGTGCCCTTTTTGCCGGGTGTGCAGCGTTAG